A window of the Pontibacillus yanchengensis genome harbors these coding sequences:
- a CDS encoding YtnP family quorum-quenching lactonase — METLQVGRAKLTWLNGGVNHLDGGAMFGVVPKPLWSKKYPVNEKNQIELRTDPILLEIDGEKILIDSGLGNDKLTEKQIKNFGVEEQSKVESSLNILGFSTGEIDRVLMTHLHFDHACGLTKWVNGELKPAFENATIYTSSTEWNEMKHPNIRSANTYWEDNWKPIVEQVETFEDEMEIVNGLHMVHTGGHSDGHSVIRFEQDEEVFIHMADIMPTNAHQNVLWVLAYDDFPVTSVHQKQDWMKYGYQKEAWYTFYHDAYYRALKFNEQGEVLDKVERLR; from the coding sequence ATGGAAACCTTACAAGTTGGACGAGCCAAGTTAACATGGTTGAATGGGGGAGTCAATCATTTAGATGGAGGGGCAATGTTTGGAGTTGTGCCAAAACCCCTATGGAGCAAAAAATATCCGGTAAATGAAAAGAATCAAATTGAATTAAGAACAGATCCAATTTTGCTAGAAATAGATGGAGAAAAAATACTAATTGACTCTGGACTAGGTAACGATAAACTTACCGAGAAACAAATCAAAAATTTTGGTGTTGAGGAGCAGTCAAAAGTAGAATCGTCTTTGAATATATTAGGTTTTTCAACAGGCGAAATTGATCGTGTTCTGATGACACATCTACATTTTGATCATGCTTGTGGTCTAACGAAATGGGTGAATGGTGAATTAAAGCCAGCATTTGAAAATGCCACTATTTATACCTCTTCAACCGAATGGAATGAAATGAAACATCCTAACATCCGATCTGCAAATACGTATTGGGAAGACAATTGGAAACCCATTGTTGAACAGGTTGAAACATTTGAGGATGAAATGGAAATCGTCAATGGTTTACATATGGTTCATACTGGTGGCCATAGTGACGGCCATAGTGTGATTCGGTTTGAACAGGACGAAGAAGTATTTATTCATATGGCGGATATCATGCCAACGAATGCTCACCAAAATGTCCTTTGGGTATTAGCTTATGATGATTTTCCTGTTACGTCCGTTCATCAAAAACAGGATTGGATGAAGTACGGCTATCAAAAAGAAGCATGGTACACGTTTTACCATGATGCGTACTATCGTGCTCTAAAGTTTAATGAACAAGGAGAAGTGCTTGATAAAGTAGAACGCCTTCGCTAA
- a CDS encoding M42 family metallopeptidase, whose product MKQDTLNLFQTLTELQGAPGNEHAVRKFMKSELEQYSDEVIQDNLGGVFGVKKGQGPKVMVAGHMDEVGFMVTQITKNGMIRFQPLGGWWSQVLLAQRVQVMTDHGPVIGVIGSIPPHNLTPEQRQKPMEMKNMMIDIGADDREDAKQIGIKPGQQIVPICPFTPMANEKKILAKAWDNRYGCGLSIELLKELQNVSLPNELYSGATVQEEVGLRGAQTAANMIQPDIFYALDASPANDMSGDEKEFGQLGKGALLRIFDKTMVTHKGIREFILDTAETNDIPYQYFISQGGTDAGRVHVSNEGVPSAVVGICSRYIHTSASMIHIDDYAAAKELITKLVKTTDQNVVDQIKQNG is encoded by the coding sequence ATGAAACAAGATACATTAAATCTATTTCAAACATTAACTGAGTTACAAGGAGCTCCTGGTAATGAACATGCTGTACGTAAATTTATGAAAAGTGAATTAGAACAATACTCAGATGAAGTTATTCAGGATAATTTAGGAGGAGTATTTGGAGTGAAAAAAGGTCAAGGCCCTAAAGTGATGGTGGCTGGTCATATGGATGAAGTAGGTTTCATGGTGACGCAAATCACTAAAAATGGTATGATTCGATTTCAACCATTAGGAGGTTGGTGGAGTCAGGTATTACTTGCTCAACGTGTGCAAGTAATGACAGATCACGGACCTGTAATTGGGGTCATCGGATCAATTCCTCCACATAATTTAACCCCCGAACAGCGCCAAAAACCAATGGAAATGAAGAATATGATGATTGATATAGGTGCTGATGATCGAGAAGATGCTAAACAGATTGGGATAAAACCAGGCCAACAAATTGTACCAATTTGTCCTTTCACACCAATGGCAAATGAAAAGAAAATATTGGCTAAAGCATGGGATAATCGTTACGGTTGTGGCCTCTCCATTGAGCTTTTGAAAGAACTTCAAAATGTAAGTCTACCAAATGAACTGTATTCTGGCGCTACGGTACAAGAAGAAGTAGGGTTGCGTGGTGCGCAAACAGCTGCTAATATGATTCAACCTGATATTTTTTATGCACTTGATGCATCACCAGCAAACGATATGTCTGGAGATGAAAAAGAGTTTGGGCAGTTAGGTAAGGGAGCTCTATTACGAATATTTGATAAGACAATGGTGACTCATAAAGGAATTCGTGAATTTATCTTGGATACTGCGGAAACGAATGATATCCCCTATCAGTACTTCATTTCTCAAGGTGGTACCGATGCTGGTAGGGTTCACGTTTCTAATGAAGGTGTTCCTTCAGCGGTAGTTGGTATTTGTTCAAGGTATATCCATACCTCTGCATCAATGATTCATATCGATGATTACGCAGCGGCCAAGGAATTAATTACAAAATTAGTAAAAACAACAGATCAAAACGTTGTTGATCAAATTAAACAAAATGGATAA
- a CDS encoding thioredoxin family protein, translating to MRKLKSIEEYQNIIQQGKNVLLFSADWCPDCRVIEHFLPELEETYSEYQFIYVDRDEFLSLCGDLGVFGIPSFVAFQNGEEIGRFVSKDRKSKEQIEEFMDGLTTS from the coding sequence ATGAGAAAGTTAAAATCAATAGAAGAATATCAAAATATTATTCAACAAGGAAAGAATGTATTGCTCTTTTCAGCAGACTGGTGTCCAGATTGTAGAGTAATTGAACATTTTCTACCTGAATTAGAAGAGACTTATAGTGAATACCAGTTCATATATGTCGACCGAGATGAATTTTTATCATTATGCGGTGATTTAGGTGTGTTTGGTATTCCTAGTTTTGTTGCTTTTCAGAATGGGGAAGAAATAGGACGATTTGTTAGTAAGGACCGTAAATCAAAAGAACAAATTGAGGAATTTATGGATGGGCTTACTACGTCATAA
- a CDS encoding methyl-accepting chemotaxis protein, with protein MRSIRNRVRLILLLSLISLLILIGFSFYFFQEQQQMANEQEKVQQIQSQSEQVNYAMAQAKNKELAFFNNPSKENGQAMTASIQKVIDKASTFATSNKEYPEIASTFTEIKESAQQYKEQLPALINMYSLIGFSKAEGMYKNIETSSQSFYELVKKGNNSALSNAFVDLKMAEQSYLDSGNDKDLQSFQAAASTFQSVAETTNLSEKDLSNISTQFLKYEQTLKSITSTKTQAQGITDKFSKIAATVNAKVDEVMANSTQIQSNLVEAQSSAQERMNTILIVVSVIAISITLITGILLIRSISRSIKTLRDGAEVIGNGNLSYRVELHTKDEMAELAKTFNQMADKMQHSLLKVSEASNVLSSSSSNLAAVSQQTTAQAQEVSTAINQVAVGSQEQAGQIEESTHLIEKVTEAINKTNHSSQEITNALYAAEEDGKAGLDTMSRLEQTSDSFITLSSHLTSEVQEATEQSRKINHIVSTIQEIADSTNLLALNAAIESARAGEAGKGFAVVADEVRKLAERSKQEAQEIYNLVNGMSEQMNSLSKEAEKFQTFQENQSESVHQTKEAFNRIAEKVTNMNTKIEGVKHALGDVGGFNQELKSKLQEISVISEESVATSEEVAASSENQTQAIEQVNQSALELQNLSQDLDSEVSQFTLGERTDIKLHEKSMIKDGNNDELSYKEENQEMEPEKVASTYEEVYETLESNPEHLSSRRQ; from the coding sequence TTGAGATCCATCCGAAATAGAGTTCGACTCATTTTACTTTTATCCTTAATTAGTTTACTGATTCTTATCGGGTTCTCATTTTATTTCTTTCAAGAACAACAACAGATGGCCAACGAACAAGAAAAAGTACAACAAATTCAATCTCAAAGTGAACAAGTGAATTATGCCATGGCACAAGCAAAGAATAAAGAACTGGCCTTTTTCAACAATCCTTCTAAGGAAAATGGGCAAGCCATGACAGCGTCTATTCAAAAAGTAATTGATAAAGCTTCAACATTTGCAACATCAAACAAAGAATACCCAGAAATAGCTAGTACATTTACCGAAATTAAAGAAAGTGCTCAACAGTATAAAGAGCAATTACCAGCACTAATTAATATGTATAGTCTAATTGGTTTTAGCAAAGCGGAAGGCATGTATAAAAACATTGAAACTTCCTCCCAATCTTTCTATGAATTAGTTAAAAAAGGGAATAACTCAGCTCTTAGCAATGCGTTTGTCGATTTAAAAATGGCGGAACAATCATACTTAGATTCAGGTAATGATAAAGATCTTCAATCCTTTCAAGCCGCTGCCTCAACATTTCAAAGTGTTGCTGAGACTACGAACCTCTCAGAAAAAGACTTAAGTAATATCAGTACTCAATTTTTAAAGTATGAACAAACCTTAAAATCGATAACAAGTACAAAAACACAGGCACAAGGTATTACGGATAAGTTTTCAAAAATTGCTGCTACTGTTAACGCAAAAGTTGATGAGGTAATGGCAAACTCAACTCAAATACAGTCAAATTTAGTGGAGGCTCAATCCTCTGCTCAAGAACGAATGAATACGATTCTTATTGTGGTAAGTGTTATAGCGATTTCTATTACGTTGATCACAGGCATATTATTAATCCGATCCATAAGTAGGTCTATTAAAACACTACGGGACGGTGCCGAGGTTATCGGAAACGGAAACCTATCTTATCGAGTTGAATTACATACTAAAGATGAAATGGCAGAGCTTGCAAAAACGTTTAATCAAATGGCAGATAAAATGCAGCATTCCTTGCTAAAAGTTTCAGAAGCTTCCAATGTTCTATCATCCTCATCATCTAACCTTGCAGCCGTTTCGCAACAAACAACTGCTCAAGCTCAAGAAGTTAGTACAGCAATCAATCAGGTAGCCGTAGGATCTCAAGAACAAGCCGGTCAAATTGAAGAGAGTACACATTTAATCGAAAAAGTTACGGAAGCAATAAATAAGACAAACCACTCTTCACAGGAAATTACCAATGCCTTATATGCGGCTGAAGAGGATGGAAAAGCTGGTTTAGATACAATGAGTCGCCTTGAGCAAACATCCGATTCTTTTATTACTCTTTCTTCTCATTTAACAAGCGAAGTACAAGAAGCAACAGAACAATCTAGAAAAATCAATCATATTGTCTCGACTATTCAAGAAATTGCCGATAGCACAAATTTACTTGCTCTAAATGCTGCTATTGAATCAGCACGTGCGGGTGAGGCTGGTAAAGGTTTTGCTGTAGTAGCAGATGAAGTACGAAAATTAGCGGAACGTTCAAAACAAGAGGCACAAGAGATTTATAACCTTGTAAATGGTATGTCTGAACAAATGAATTCATTGTCAAAAGAAGCTGAGAAATTTCAAACTTTCCAAGAGAATCAATCTGAATCTGTTCATCAAACGAAAGAAGCATTTAATCGTATAGCCGAGAAGGTCACGAATATGAACACCAAAATTGAAGGAGTCAAACATGCTTTAGGAGATGTTGGTGGCTTTAATCAGGAACTGAAGAGTAAACTGCAAGAGATTAGTGTTATTTCTGAAGAGTCTGTAGCTACATCTGAAGAAGTCGCAGCCTCGTCAGAAAATCAAACTCAAGCAATTGAGCAGGTTAATCAATCTGCGCTAGAGCTTCAAAACCTATCACAAGACCTAGATAGTGAAGTTAGTCAATTCACTTTAGGAGAAAGAACTGACATAAAATTACATGAGAAATCTATGATAAAAGATGGGAATAATGATGAACTTTCTTACAAAGAAGAAAATCAAGAAATGGAACCTGAGAAAGTTGCAAGTACTTATGAAGAAGTATATGAAACTTTAGAGTCTAATCCAGAGCATCTATCATCAAGAAGACAGTAA
- the trmB gene encoding tRNA (guanosine(46)-N7)-methyltransferase TrmB has protein sequence MRLRNKPWADDYMNENSHIVVADPFSKKGKWVSEFENENPVHIEIGTGKGQFITGMSKQYPNINFIGMERVKSVIVGAIKKVKEAEILNTRLLNEDADDLRELFEESEVDQIYLNFSDPWPKARHEKRRLTYKTFLEQYQSILKSDGKVVMKTDNRQLFEYSLVSFSQSGWTLEEVSLNLHNLEDATNVMTEYEEKFSEQGHPIYRCVVRVP, from the coding sequence ATGCGGTTGAGAAATAAACCTTGGGCAGATGACTATATGAATGAAAATAGTCATATTGTTGTAGCAGACCCGTTTTCAAAAAAAGGCAAGTGGGTAAGTGAATTTGAAAATGAAAATCCGGTTCATATAGAAATTGGTACAGGAAAAGGACAATTTATTACGGGGATGTCTAAGCAATATCCCAATATAAATTTTATAGGAATGGAACGTGTGAAGAGTGTCATTGTTGGAGCTATAAAGAAAGTAAAAGAAGCAGAAATCCTAAATACACGTTTACTTAACGAGGATGCTGATGATCTTAGGGAACTTTTTGAAGAAAGTGAAGTAGACCAAATCTACTTAAACTTTTCCGACCCATGGCCCAAAGCTCGACATGAGAAAAGACGTTTAACATATAAAACCTTTTTAGAACAATATCAGTCTATTTTAAAGTCAGATGGAAAGGTTGTAATGAAAACCGACAATCGCCAACTCTTTGAATATTCTTTAGTTAGTTTCTCACAATCAGGGTGGACATTAGAAGAGGTTTCATTAAACCTTCATAATTTAGAAGATGCTACAAACGTGATGACAGAATATGAAGAAAAGTTTTCAGAACAAGGTCATCCTATTTATCGTTGTGTAGTAAGAGTTCCGTAA
- a CDS encoding DUF1444 domain-containing protein, with amino-acid sequence MKMTSIKMKKLIEERLNNPEWRTSFNRDNNVLRIEWKDTKQGIEISLPGVVSKYEQKQDKALDDLEEHIKEALKIMNETQTLVGKEKSIFPVIRATSFPTESNEGNTLVYDEHTAETRTYYALDLGKSYRLIDEKMLQEEGLETERLREIARFNVRSLRADMKQDDVAGNTFYFVSSNDGYDASRILNEALLEEMKAKSIGELAVAVPHGDVCIFADIQNAEGYDILAQMTMKFFAEGRIPITSLPFLYDDKTLEPIFILAKNKPKDNEN; translated from the coding sequence ATGAAGATGACAAGTATTAAGATGAAAAAACTAATTGAAGAACGTCTGAATAATCCTGAATGGCGTACTTCCTTTAACCGAGATAATAATGTGTTGCGTATAGAATGGAAAGACACAAAGCAAGGAATAGAAATATCTTTACCAGGAGTGGTTTCAAAGTACGAACAGAAACAGGATAAAGCGTTAGATGATTTAGAAGAGCACATCAAAGAAGCTCTAAAAATTATGAATGAAACACAAACGCTTGTTGGTAAGGAAAAGAGTATATTCCCTGTAATACGTGCTACGTCCTTTCCGACTGAATCAAATGAAGGGAACACATTAGTCTATGATGAACATACAGCTGAAACAAGAACGTACTATGCACTCGATTTAGGTAAGTCTTATCGTCTTATAGATGAGAAAATGCTTCAAGAAGAAGGCTTAGAAACCGAACGACTTCGTGAAATAGCCAGATTTAATGTGCGTTCCTTACGGGCAGATATGAAGCAAGATGATGTTGCAGGCAATACATTTTACTTTGTGTCATCTAATGATGGTTACGATGCATCCAGAATTTTAAATGAAGCATTACTAGAGGAAATGAAGGCGAAAAGTATTGGAGAGCTTGCGGTTGCTGTACCACATGGTGATGTATGTATCTTTGCAGATATTCAAAATGCAGAAGGCTATGATATTTTAGCTCAGATGACAATGAAATTCTTTGCTGAAGGGCGAATTCCAATCACTTCGTTACCATTTCTTTACGATGATAAAACATTGGAACCAATCTTTATTTTGGCCAAAAACAAACCGAAAGATAATGAAAACTAG
- a CDS encoding PepSY domain-containing protein: MNWKKSVATVAAGAIVGYAVAKQVNDHKQLSPEKALKLAKESFKRQGPISGSWIHMKTEELSKDDMPYTIYRGGVSRSVDGETKQYEFLVDAVTGTVLDVSVVA; encoded by the coding sequence ATGAATTGGAAAAAATCAGTCGCTACAGTTGCTGCTGGAGCAATAGTTGGCTACGCTGTCGCAAAACAAGTCAATGATCATAAGCAATTATCTCCAGAAAAGGCATTAAAACTAGCTAAAGAGTCTTTTAAGCGTCAAGGACCTATAAGTGGTTCATGGATTCATATGAAAACAGAAGAGCTTTCCAAAGATGACATGCCTTACACGATTTATCGTGGTGGTGTTTCCCGGTCTGTTGATGGGGAAACGAAGCAATACGAATTTTTAGTAGACGCTGTAACTGGTACAGTACTTGATGTAAGTGTTGTAGCATAA
- a CDS encoding YtoQ family protein: MKLIVYLAGQIHDAWRDEVKEKAQQKNLNVDFVGPQEVHDRSDSIGEDILGEQPGNVYRDDAASSMNNLRTQVLMNKSDLVIALFGEKYKQWNTAMDLSAAQTMNKPTIIIRPKSLHHPLKELSNKSTVTVENIDQAIQALGYIYE; the protein is encoded by the coding sequence ATGAAATTAATTGTTTATTTAGCTGGACAGATTCATGATGCTTGGCGCGATGAAGTAAAGGAAAAAGCACAGCAAAAAAATCTTAATGTTGACTTTGTCGGACCTCAAGAGGTACATGACCGCTCAGACTCAATAGGTGAAGACATATTAGGAGAGCAACCTGGAAATGTGTACCGTGATGATGCTGCTTCAAGTATGAATAACCTTCGTACTCAAGTATTGATGAATAAATCTGACCTTGTTATTGCACTTTTTGGTGAAAAGTATAAGCAATGGAACACAGCCATGGACTTGAGCGCAGCACAGACCATGAATAAACCTACCATCATCATTCGACCTAAATCTCTTCACCACCCATTAAAAGAACTATCAAACAAATCTACCGTTACAGTAGAAAACATTGACCAAGCAATACAAGCACTTGGATATATATATGAGTGA
- the ytpR gene encoding YtpR family tRNA-binding protein → MQVYYNRKGLGDVLIIPLKQGEDRNEVEYTKHGDVVKITDKEGAILGYNVFRASEYINFSEKGAITLTEELVSSIENLFERNGLQDSLNVDLSPKFVVGFVSEKTQHENADKLSVCKVDVGDEKLQIVCGAPNVDQGQKVVVAKVGAVMPSGMEIKDTELRGVPSSGMICSAKELGLPDAPKEKGILVLEDSYEIGQPFEQ, encoded by the coding sequence ATGCAAGTTTATTATAACCGTAAAGGTTTGGGAGATGTATTAATCATTCCTTTGAAACAAGGGGAAGATCGTAATGAAGTTGAATACACTAAACATGGAGATGTTGTGAAAATCACCGACAAGGAGGGGGCGATATTAGGTTATAATGTATTTAGAGCATCTGAATACATTAACTTCTCAGAGAAAGGTGCCATTACACTAACGGAAGAGCTTGTATCTTCAATTGAAAACCTATTTGAGCGTAATGGTCTACAAGATAGTCTGAATGTCGATCTATCACCAAAGTTTGTTGTCGGCTTTGTTAGTGAAAAGACACAGCACGAAAATGCAGATAAACTAAGTGTATGTAAGGTTGATGTTGGGGATGAGAAACTCCAAATTGTCTGCGGTGCTCCTAATGTGGACCAAGGTCAAAAAGTTGTCGTTGCCAAGGTTGGTGCAGTAATGCCAAGTGGAATGGAAATTAAGGATACGGAATTACGTGGTGTCCCTTCAAGTGGCATGATTTGCTCAGCAAAGGAATTGGGCCTTCCCGATGCTCCGAAAGAGAAAGGAATTTTAGTATTAGAAGATTCCTACGAAATTGGACAGCCTTTTGAGCAATAG
- a CDS encoding PTS sugar transporter subunit IIC, giving the protein MGGFLDKKGVTLSPKTYFITALSYMALGLFSSLIIGLIIKTVGDELGVTPFVEMGEFAMDANIWGGAIGVAIAYGLNAPPLVIFAALFSGAFSASVGGGPAGSYIAALLSIEVGKLISKETKLDILLTPFVTIVVGYIVGVTISPPVNAFMIGFGDVIIWATDQRPFIMGIIVAILMGWALTAPISSLAIAIMIDLDGIAAGAATVGCAAQMIGFAVMSFRENGFGGLLAQGVGTSMLQVANVVKKPIVILPPTIAAAILAPFATLGWLGVPMINNASGSGMGTSGFVGQIMTIQVMGVSWEIIISVLVLHIIGPAILTLIVSEWFRKKQWILYGDLKIDY; this is encoded by the coding sequence ATAGGAGGATTTTTAGACAAAAAAGGTGTCACTCTATCACCAAAAACTTATTTCATTACTGCTTTAAGCTATATGGCCTTAGGACTTTTTTCATCATTAATTATTGGGCTAATTATTAAAACAGTAGGAGATGAATTAGGGGTTACTCCTTTTGTGGAGATGGGTGAATTTGCAATGGACGCTAATATTTGGGGCGGAGCCATTGGGGTAGCGATTGCATATGGCTTGAATGCCCCACCATTAGTCATTTTTGCAGCATTATTCAGTGGTGCTTTTAGCGCTTCTGTTGGCGGAGGACCCGCGGGAAGTTACATAGCAGCTTTGCTTTCAATAGAAGTAGGAAAACTAATTAGCAAGGAAACAAAACTAGATATTTTATTAACTCCATTTGTGACGATTGTTGTTGGTTATATCGTAGGCGTGACAATCAGTCCGCCTGTAAACGCATTTATGATTGGATTTGGTGATGTCATCATATGGGCTACAGATCAGCGACCATTTATTATGGGGATTATTGTTGCAATATTAATGGGTTGGGCGTTAACAGCTCCTATCTCAAGCTTAGCGATAGCTATCATGATTGATTTAGATGGAATTGCAGCTGGGGCAGCTACCGTTGGATGTGCTGCACAAATGATCGGATTTGCGGTGATGAGTTTTCGAGAAAATGGATTTGGAGGTTTACTGGCTCAAGGAGTTGGCACATCCATGCTTCAAGTTGCCAATGTGGTTAAGAAGCCAATAGTTATCCTTCCACCTACCATTGCAGCTGCAATTCTAGCTCCTTTTGCAACATTGGGATGGCTAGGTGTTCCAATGATTAATAACGCATCAGGTTCAGGGATGGGCACGAGTGGCTTTGTTGGTCAAATTATGACAATACAAGTAATGGGTGTTTCCTGGGAAATAATCATTTCAGTACTTGTGTTGCACATTATTGGTCCTGCTATCCTCACTTTGATAGTATCGGAATGGTTCCGAAAGAAACAATGGATTCTATATGGTGATTTGAAGATTGATTACTAA
- a CDS encoding DUF84 family protein — MKIVVGSTNPSKVNAVKNNFVDADIVGIEVGSKVSSQPYSDEETFEGAINRARECANSTKGCLGIGLEGGVMELENELYLCNWGALVDEKENTFTASGARIPLPEEVANELQKGKELGDVMDKFAQRSGVSLNEGAIGVFTNEVVNRTEMFDHVVKLLKGQYEFYYKAKGIQ; from the coding sequence ATGAAAATTGTAGTAGGTTCTACAAATCCATCAAAAGTAAATGCAGTAAAAAACAATTTCGTAGATGCTGATATTGTAGGGATTGAAGTTGGATCAAAAGTGTCTTCACAACCCTATTCTGATGAGGAAACGTTTGAAGGAGCCATTAATCGAGCACGCGAATGTGCAAACAGCACCAAGGGGTGTCTTGGAATTGGTCTTGAAGGTGGAGTTATGGAACTAGAGAATGAACTGTACCTTTGCAATTGGGGAGCTCTTGTTGATGAAAAAGAGAACACATTTACTGCGAGTGGAGCTCGAATCCCCCTACCTGAAGAAGTTGCTAATGAACTTCAAAAAGGAAAAGAGTTAGGTGATGTAATGGATAAATTTGCACAACGATCTGGTGTTAGTCTAAATGAAGGAGCAATTGGTGTTTTCACTAACGAAGTGGTGAACCGAACTGAAATGTTTGATCATGTGGTTAAATTATTAAAAGGCCAATACGAATTCTATTACAAGGCTAAGGGCATTCAGTAG